From a single Pseudomonas serboccidentalis genomic region:
- a CDS encoding methyl-accepting chemotaxis protein: MFGWISDIRVSAKLSLGFGLVLGLTLLIAASGWYAVNALTERGIKIEKIAQVSNYTKDLRIIRLRIGGNPQPDAYRPLQQTLDSLLAHLTSIKGEFIVPVDHELIQQQISAATEYGQLLQELVRPNIDQAPMFKRMGQLGDQLLDTTQKLIDSQNAKRATDAESAKTLLSLVAALALLLGTLAAWVITRQIVTPLRGTLEAVNRIAEGDLSHQVQVDRRDELGLLQSGLHRMTLNLHELIDGIRAGVIQVASAAEQLSAITEQTNTGVNNQKVETDHVATAMNEMTATVQNVARNAEEASAAATVADQQACEGEQIVGDAIAQIKRLAEELNRSAEAVRHLQEQSDKIGGVLDVIKAVAQQTNLLALNAAIEAARAGEAGRGFAVVADEVRNLALRTQRSTEEIENLVAGVQSGTHAVASGMDSSLLLSESSVDFTHRAVNALENITAKVSIIQSMNQQIATAADQQSAVTEEINRSVINVRDISDQTASTCEETASSSIELARLGHELEGLVGRFKV; this comes from the coding sequence ATGTTCGGCTGGATCAGCGATATCCGTGTCAGCGCTAAACTTAGTCTGGGGTTTGGACTGGTATTAGGACTTACGTTGTTAATCGCAGCCTCCGGCTGGTATGCGGTTAACGCACTGACCGAGCGTGGCATCAAGATCGAAAAGATTGCTCAAGTCAGTAATTACACGAAAGACTTGCGAATCATTCGTTTACGCATAGGTGGCAATCCTCAACCGGATGCCTATCGCCCCTTGCAGCAAACGCTGGATAGCCTGCTGGCCCACCTGACCAGTATCAAAGGAGAATTCATCGTACCGGTAGATCACGAGCTGATTCAGCAACAGATCAGCGCAGCGACGGAATATGGACAACTGCTGCAAGAACTGGTCAGGCCCAACATTGATCAGGCCCCCATGTTCAAACGAATGGGGCAGTTGGGCGATCAGTTGCTCGACACCACGCAAAAACTCATTGATTCGCAAAACGCCAAGCGCGCGACCGATGCCGAGTCCGCCAAAACCCTGCTGAGCCTTGTAGCCGCCCTGGCTTTGCTGCTCGGCACACTGGCGGCATGGGTGATTACTCGACAGATCGTCACCCCGCTACGCGGCACACTTGAGGCGGTCAATCGCATTGCCGAAGGTGATTTAAGCCACCAGGTTCAGGTTGATCGGCGTGATGAGTTGGGCCTGTTGCAATCGGGTCTACACCGGATGACGCTCAACCTGCATGAACTGATCGACGGTATTCGGGCCGGTGTCATCCAGGTAGCAAGCGCTGCCGAACAGCTATCGGCCATTACCGAGCAAACGAATACAGGCGTGAACAATCAGAAAGTCGAGACTGATCACGTTGCCACTGCAATGAACGAAATGACCGCCACCGTGCAAAACGTCGCACGCAATGCCGAAGAGGCGTCGGCTGCCGCCACTGTCGCAGATCAGCAAGCCTGCGAGGGGGAGCAGATCGTCGGTGATGCCATCGCTCAGATCAAACGTCTGGCGGAAGAACTCAACCGCTCGGCAGAGGCTGTACGCCACCTTCAGGAACAAAGCGACAAAATTGGCGGTGTGCTGGATGTGATCAAGGCCGTAGCCCAGCAAACCAACTTGCTGGCGCTCAATGCCGCCATTGAAGCGGCTCGCGCAGGAGAGGCAGGTCGCGGTTTCGCAGTGGTTGCCGATGAGGTGCGTAATCTGGCCTTGCGCACCCAGCGCTCCACTGAAGAAATTGAAAATCTGGTCGCCGGTGTGCAAAGCGGCACTCACGCCGTCGCTTCAGGCATGGACAGCAGCCTGCTGCTGAGCGAAAGCAGCGTGGACTTTACCCATCGCGCCGTCAACGCCTTGGAAAACATCACCGCCAAGGTATCCATTATCCAGTCGATGAATCAGCAGATCGCCACCGCGGCGGATCAGCAAAGTGCCGTAACCGAGGAAATCAATCGCAGCGTAATCAACGTTCGCGACATTTCAGATCAGACGGCAAGTACCTGTGAAGAAACCGCGTCGTCGAGTATTGAACTGGCGCGGCTGGGGCATGAGCTGGAAGGTCTGGTTGGCCGTTTCAAAGTATGA
- a CDS encoding YfaP family protein, with amino-acid sequence MTLRYPQVLLLLCAFNALPMAMAADSVKLDTPVGGWRTGAAQGEGENFRQTVNYPASSVNTPVGQANTARISGEIKATPKSKEPGRLIVNGVSMPLKIDDSGRFDRPFSFPNGSNSVEVRSPDGQQRHRTQFLNASGGATPAKLRVLLAWDSDGTDLDLHLITPDGAHIWYGDRTAPNGAALDVDVTTGYGPEIFAMPAPIKGQYLVYVNYFGGGYRGDDEGDDEAVQPLTTAQVTVITEEGTPSEKMETFIVPMRAVGELTLVKSFSYP; translated from the coding sequence ATGACACTCCGTTATCCACAGGTCTTGCTGTTGCTCTGCGCGTTCAATGCATTGCCGATGGCAATGGCCGCCGACAGCGTCAAACTCGACACCCCGGTCGGCGGCTGGCGCACCGGCGCGGCCCAGGGCGAAGGCGAAAACTTCCGCCAGACCGTCAACTACCCGGCCTCCTCGGTGAACACCCCGGTCGGCCAGGCCAACACCGCGCGCATCAGCGGCGAAATCAAAGCCACCCCCAAGAGCAAGGAACCCGGCCGACTGATCGTCAATGGCGTCAGCATGCCGCTGAAAATCGATGACAGCGGCCGTTTCGACCGCCCGTTCTCCTTCCCCAACGGCAGCAACAGCGTCGAAGTGCGTAGCCCCGACGGCCAGCAGCGCCACCGCACCCAGTTCCTCAACGCCAGCGGCGGCGCCACCCCGGCGAAACTGCGCGTACTGCTGGCCTGGGACAGCGACGGCACCGATCTCGACCTGCACCTGATTACCCCCGACGGCGCCCACATCTGGTACGGCGACCGCACCGCCCCCAACGGCGCAGCGCTCGACGTCGACGTCACCACCGGCTACGGCCCGGAAATCTTCGCCATGCCGGCGCCGATCAAGGGCCAGTATCTGGTGTATGTGAACTACTTCGGCGGTGGGTATCGCGGGGATGACGAGGGCGACGATGAGGCTGTGCAGCCGCTGACCACGGCGCAGGTGACGGTGATTACCGAGGAAGGTACGCCAAGCGAGAAGATGGAGACGTTTATCGTGCCGATGCGGGCGGTGGGGGAGTTGACGTTGGTGAAGTCGTTCAGCTATCCGTGA
- a CDS encoding S24 family peptidase, whose product MRKNTSGPRFKALLEAANITTTGFAKFWGTEAQNIHNWYTRGVPAYRMEEVSRLLSVNSDWLKTGEGTKESPRLQTPASNGDTFDAQAIRGVYTVIDPNDIELPFFKETPLTTGAGKTHVILDPEHTIRLPRAHLDQLEIRHTDAICAHMIGNSMGERIEDGSIVGIDRGLTQVVDGEIYAIEHDGMLRIKYLHRMPGNALRLRSHNSAEHPDEIFRAAQIDEQRIHILGWVFWWSTLGKRRPVVPFL is encoded by the coding sequence ATGAGAAAGAACACTAGCGGTCCAAGATTCAAGGCACTCCTGGAAGCAGCGAACATCACCACCACCGGATTCGCAAAGTTCTGGGGCACGGAAGCCCAAAACATTCATAACTGGTACACCCGGGGTGTCCCGGCGTATCGCATGGAGGAAGTCTCGCGCCTGCTGTCGGTCAACAGCGACTGGCTGAAAACCGGCGAAGGCACCAAAGAGTCACCCCGCCTGCAAACCCCTGCCAGCAACGGCGACACCTTCGACGCCCAGGCCATCCGTGGCGTCTACACGGTCATCGATCCCAACGACATCGAACTGCCGTTCTTCAAGGAAACACCGCTCACCACCGGCGCCGGCAAAACCCACGTCATCCTCGACCCCGAGCACACCATCCGCCTGCCCCGCGCCCACCTCGACCAACTGGAAATCCGCCACACCGACGCCATCTGCGCGCACATGATCGGCAACAGCATGGGCGAACGCATCGAAGACGGTTCCATCGTCGGCATCGACCGCGGCCTGACCCAAGTGGTCGACGGCGAAATCTACGCCATCGAACACGACGGCATGCTGCGCATCAAATACCTGCACCGCATGCCCGGCAACGCCCTGCGCCTGCGCAGCCACAACAGCGCCGAACACCCGGACGAAATCTTCCGCGCGGCGCAGATCGATGAGCAGCGAATACATATTCTGGGCTGGGTATTCTGGTGGTCTACCCTGGGCAAACGCCGACCGGTGGTTCCGTTTCTTTGA